Proteins encoded within one genomic window of Deinococcus radiopugnans ATCC 19172:
- a CDS encoding four-helix bundle copper-binding protein gives MTQPARSAVTRMLQTHPQIRQSPFDLAALTECIDACFECAQVCTSCADACLGETQHAEHLTHCIRLNLDCADICTTTGRVLTRQTQPDMAVLRAQLQACVAACKACGDECQGHAEKMNMAHCAVCAESCRRCEQACQQMLDGLAA, from the coding sequence ATGACCCAGCCTGCCCGTTCCGCCGTGACCCGCATGCTCCAGACCCACCCACAGATCCGCCAGTCCCCCTTCGATCTGGCCGCCCTGACCGAGTGCATCGACGCCTGTTTCGAGTGCGCTCAAGTCTGCACCTCCTGCGCCGACGCCTGTCTGGGCGAGACCCAACACGCCGAGCACCTGACCCACTGCATTCGCCTCAACCTGGACTGCGCCGACATCTGCACCACCACCGGACGCGTGTTGACTCGCCAGACCCAGCCGGACATGGCCGTGCTCCGCGCCCAGCTGCAGGCGTGTGTGGCCGCCTGCAAAGCCTGCGGCGACGAATGCCAGGGCCACGCCGAGAAGATGAACATGGCGCACTGCGCGGTGTGCGCCGAGTCGTGCCGCCGCTGTGAACAGGCCTGCCAGCAGATGCTGGACGGCCTCGCGGCCTGA
- a CDS encoding GNAT family N-acetyltransferase has translation MAEIRKNEDQGRYEVVVDGQVAGFAEYRLVGDAVMLPHTEIKPEYEGQGLGGQVARFALDDVRQMGRLVIPMCPFIASYIRQHPEYVDLVHPQQRGVFHL, from the coding sequence ATGGCAGAGATCAGAAAGAACGAGGATCAGGGACGATACGAGGTCGTGGTGGACGGCCAGGTGGCCGGGTTCGCCGAGTACCGACTCGTCGGGGACGCCGTGATGCTGCCCCACACGGAAATCAAGCCTGAGTACGAGGGCCAGGGCCTGGGCGGGCAGGTGGCCCGGTTCGCGCTGGACGACGTGCGGCAGATGGGCCGACTGGTGATTCCGATGTGCCCCTTCATCGCCAGCTACATCCGGCAGCACCCGGAGTACGTCGATCTGGTTCATCCGCAGCAGCGCGGCGTCTTTCACCTTTGA
- a CDS encoding DUF305 domain-containing protein produces MNRFALLVALSLTPPAHAQMNMPGMNHGMTMNSGLEAWKGKAFDRAFLSMMIVHHQGAVDMSKAVLNNVKDAQIKRWTADIIGVQQKEIGEMNSWLKTLGGVDKGAQTGMNTEMKDMLASLKASKDSDRGLVEGMLPHHASAIDMASLALQKSSDARVLGLARDIIRTQADEMYAYRQWLIKRGF; encoded by the coding sequence ATGAACCGCTTTGCCCTGCTCGTCGCCCTCAGCCTCACGCCCCCAGCCCACGCTCAGATGAACATGCCCGGCATGAATCATGGCATGACCATGAACAGCGGCCTGGAGGCTTGGAAGGGCAAGGCGTTTGACCGCGCCTTCCTGTCGATGATGATCGTTCACCACCAGGGCGCAGTCGACATGAGCAAGGCCGTGTTGAACAACGTTAAAGACGCCCAGATCAAACGCTGGACGGCGGACATCATCGGCGTCCAGCAAAAGGAAATCGGCGAGATGAACAGCTGGCTGAAAACCCTCGGCGGCGTGGACAAGGGCGCGCAAACGGGCATGAACACCGAGATGAAGGACATGCTGGCGTCGCTCAAGGCCAGCAAGGACAGTGACCGGGGTCTGGTGGAAGGCATGTTGCCGCATCACGCCAGCGCCATCGACATGGCGAGTCTGGCCCTGCAAAAAAGCAGCGACGCCCGCGTGCTGGGCCTGGCCCGCGACATCATCCGCACGCAGGCCGACGAGATGTACGCTTACCGCCAGTGGCTGATCAAACGCGGATTCTAG
- a CDS encoding winged helix-turn-helix domain-containing protein — protein sequence MARVLIVDDDPAILEILHAYLSAEGHEVWPAADGHQAREGLPRADLAVLDWMLPGVSGLDLAREARAAGLELPLLMLTARGEEEDKLRSLDLGVDDYVVKPFSPREVVARVRALLRRAGVRHEIRSGELALDLRARRATLAGQPLDLSKLEYDLLGTFAQHPGLVWSRERLLERVWGHDFPSTARVVDVHVTALRRKLGDDAEAPRYIETVRGVGYRFKEEHGGGEDG from the coding sequence ATGGCCCGCGTGCTGATCGTCGACGATGACCCCGCCATCCTCGAAATCCTGCACGCCTACCTGAGCGCGGAGGGCCACGAGGTCTGGCCGGCAGCCGACGGCCACCAGGCCCGAGAGGGGCTCCCGCGCGCCGACCTGGCCGTGCTGGACTGGATGTTGCCCGGCGTGAGCGGCCTGGATCTGGCGCGTGAGGCGCGGGCCGCGGGGCTCGAGCTGCCCCTGCTGATGCTGACCGCGCGCGGTGAGGAGGAAGACAAGCTCCGCAGCCTGGACCTGGGCGTCGATGACTACGTGGTCAAGCCGTTCAGCCCGCGCGAGGTGGTGGCCCGGGTGCGCGCCCTGCTGCGCCGTGCGGGGGTGCGTCACGAGATTCGCAGCGGAGAGCTGGCGCTGGACCTGCGGGCCCGCCGCGCCACGCTGGCGGGCCAGCCCCTGGACCTGTCCAAGCTGGAATATGACCTGCTGGGCACCTTCGCGCAGCACCCCGGGCTGGTCTGGAGCCGTGAACGTTTGCTGGAGCGGGTGTGGGGGCATGACTTTCCCAGCACGGCGCGGGTGGTGGACGTCCATGTCACGGCGCTGCGCCGCAAGCTGGGCGACGACGCCGAAGCTCCCCGCTACATCGAGACCGTGCGCGGGGTGGGCTACCGCTTCAAGGAAGAACACGGCGGAGGTGAGGACGGCTGA
- a CDS encoding (4Fe-4S)-binding protein produces MTQHHEPAGEDLLRGKIYTGDGVSVSYDAPRCTHVANCVRGLPAVFRPKERPWIQLDNEPSAERVAEIVRTCPTGALHYALHGGPPEAPAVPTTLTPVMDGPLTLRGDLVIQTPEGEVREVRAALCRCGASNNKPFCDGTHARIGWKSDQPGGQAAADQRGDGHREEGQQADRAEQP; encoded by the coding sequence ATGACCCAGCACCATGAGCCGGCAGGTGAGGACCTCCTGCGCGGCAAGATTTACACCGGCGATGGGGTGAGCGTGTCGTACGACGCCCCACGCTGCACCCACGTCGCCAACTGCGTGCGCGGTCTGCCGGCCGTGTTCCGTCCGAAAGAGCGTCCCTGGATTCAGCTGGACAACGAACCCTCGGCCGAGCGGGTGGCCGAGATCGTGCGAACCTGTCCCACCGGCGCGCTGCACTACGCCCTGCACGGCGGGCCACCCGAGGCCCCCGCCGTGCCCACCACGCTGACGCCCGTCATGGACGGTCCACTGACCCTGCGCGGTGACCTCGTGATCCAGACCCCGGAGGGCGAGGTGCGGGAAGTCCGGGCCGCCCTGTGCCGCTGTGGTGCGAGCAACAACAAGCCTTTCTGCGACGGGACACACGCCCGGATCGGCTGGAAGAGCGATCAGCCCGGCGGTCAGGCCGCTGCCGACCAGCGCGGCGACGGCCACCGGGAAGAGGGCCAGCAGGCCGACAGGGCGGAGCAGCCCTAG
- a CDS encoding DUF5996 family protein has product MTPTPDPWPPLPLEPWQDTMETLHLWTQIVGKVRLALTPWDNHSWHVTLYPGARGLTTGPIHHPNGTFEIEFDFRRHHLAVITANGDEHSFALEGLSVATFYEALMSALDGLGLSVDIRPTPVELPDPITPFPEDHGHASYDREAVERYWRVLLSIHRVFSVFRARFLGKVSPVHYFWGASDLAVTRFSGRTAPKHPGGAPNCADWVMEEAYSHELSSAGFWPGAGLGEAAFYAYAYPEPDGFRAAQVAPAAASYHGELGEFILPYEAVRTAENPDALLLEFLQSTYEAAAELGHWDRAALEFDADRLPAR; this is encoded by the coding sequence ATGACCCCAACCCCTGACCCCTGGCCGCCCCTGCCCCTCGAACCCTGGCAGGACACGATGGAAACCCTGCACCTGTGGACCCAGATCGTGGGCAAGGTTCGCCTGGCGCTGACCCCCTGGGACAACCACTCCTGGCACGTCACGCTGTACCCGGGCGCGCGCGGCCTGACCACCGGGCCGATCCACCATCCAAACGGCACCTTCGAGATCGAGTTCGATTTCCGCCGTCATCACCTGGCGGTCATCACGGCAAACGGCGACGAACACTCCTTCGCGCTGGAGGGCCTGAGTGTCGCCACGTTCTACGAGGCCCTGATGTCGGCCCTGGACGGGCTGGGCCTGAGCGTGGACATCCGGCCCACGCCGGTTGAGTTGCCTGACCCCATCACGCCGTTCCCGGAAGATCACGGCCACGCGTCGTATGACCGCGAGGCCGTCGAGCGGTACTGGCGGGTATTGCTGAGCATCCACCGGGTCTTCAGCGTGTTCCGGGCGCGCTTTCTGGGCAAGGTCAGCCCGGTGCATTACTTCTGGGGCGCCTCTGATCTGGCGGTGACGCGCTTTTCGGGGCGCACGGCCCCCAAACACCCCGGCGGCGCGCCCAACTGCGCGGACTGGGTGATGGAAGAGGCGTATTCCCACGAGCTGTCGAGCGCGGGCTTCTGGCCGGGGGCCGGACTGGGCGAGGCGGCCTTTTACGCCTACGCCTATCCCGAGCCGGATGGTTTCAGGGCGGCCCAGGTGGCGCCGGCAGCGGCGTCCTACCACGGGGAGCTGGGCGAGTTCATCCTGCCCTACGAGGCGGTGCGGACAGCCGAGAACCCCGACGCCCTGCTGCTGGAGTTCCTGCAAAGCACCTACGAGGCGGCGGCGGAGCTGGGGCACTGGGACCGGGCCGCACTGGAATTCGATGCCGACCGGCTGCCAGCGCGCTGA
- a CDS encoding sensor histidine kinase: MKLYARLFLSHLLVICIALGAVLLISETLASAFIRHHVEQMVTLIGPDGASLRPDLERGVRRTLNAALLASLPLALIVAALTALLSARRVVKSVELLRDGSHAIATGDYGRRLPEEGRDELTDVARHFNRMAAALQQVEQGRVELISNVAHELRTPLSALRGYAEAMSDGVMAPEAVSGAILRETTAMERLAQDLSVVSRVEAGAVDLHPSDFAADTLLLDAFERFTGVYEERGVALVQSGHPGLPLITADFERASQILANLLGNALRHTPRGGQVTLGAEHRGGDVVFTVADTGSGIAPEHLERIFERFYRVDPARTRGDGSGVGLTIARGLATRMGGSLTVCSSPGGSVFTLKLLVAHPH, from the coding sequence CTGAAACTCTATGCCCGGCTGTTCCTGTCCCATCTGCTGGTGATCTGCATCGCGCTGGGGGCGGTGCTGCTGATCAGCGAGACGCTGGCCTCGGCGTTCATCCGCCACCACGTCGAGCAGATGGTCACGCTGATCGGCCCGGACGGCGCGTCCCTGCGCCCGGACCTGGAACGCGGCGTGCGCCGCACCCTGAACGCGGCGCTGCTGGCCTCGCTGCCGCTGGCCCTGATCGTGGCGGCTTTGACGGCGCTGCTGTCCGCGCGGCGGGTGGTGAAATCGGTGGAGTTGCTGCGCGACGGCAGCCACGCCATCGCCACCGGTGACTATGGACGGCGGCTGCCGGAAGAGGGCCGGGACGAGCTGACCGATGTGGCGCGGCACTTCAACCGCATGGCGGCTGCGTTGCAGCAGGTGGAACAGGGCCGGGTGGAGCTGATCTCCAACGTGGCGCATGAGCTGCGCACTCCCCTGTCGGCCCTGCGCGGCTATGCCGAGGCCATGAGCGACGGGGTGATGGCCCCGGAGGCCGTCTCTGGGGCCATCCTGCGCGAGACGACCGCGATGGAACGGCTGGCCCAGGACCTGAGCGTGGTGTCGCGGGTGGAGGCCGGCGCGGTGGACCTGCATCCCAGTGACTTTGCCGCTGACACCCTGCTTCTGGATGCCTTCGAGCGCTTTACGGGCGTCTACGAGGAGCGTGGCGTGGCCCTGGTGCAGTCTGGCCATCCAGGCCTGCCCCTGATCACCGCCGACTTCGAGCGGGCTTCGCAGATTCTGGCCAACCTGCTGGGCAACGCCCTGCGACACACCCCGCGCGGGGGCCAGGTGACGCTGGGGGCCGAACACCGTGGCGGCGACGTCGTGTTCACGGTGGCCGATACAGGCAGCGGAATCGCGCCCGAACATCTGGAGCGCATCTTCGAGCGTTTCTACCGCGTCGATCCGGCGCGCACGCGCGGCGACGGCAGCGGGGTGGGCCTGACCATCGCGCGTGGCCTGGCCACCCGGATGGGCGGCAGCCTGACCGTGTGTTCCAGTCCCGGGGGCAGCGTCTTTACCCTGAAACTGCTGGTGGCCCATCCCCACTGA
- a CDS encoding RNA-guided endonuclease InsQ/TnpB family protein, producing the protein MLKAFRYRLCPTKAQEAALNEQLRLCRTLYNAALEERKAAYKKARKTLTGYDQMKHLSEIKAELPEYKGVYSQVLQDVLKRLDKAFQAFFRRLKAGQTPGYPRFQGRDRYDSICYPQSGFSVSEKTAFFSKIGNIRIRLHRPLEGKIKTATITRDCGEWYVSYVCEVEPRPLPVSGSSVGVDVGTTWFAITSDGEFVENPRHFQGAMKKLRVAQRSVSRKTNKRSNRRRKAVRRVAKLQRKVARQRLDFHHKTAIKLIRENDLIAHEDLNVGGLGRGTLARSIHDVGWGQFFSLLSQKAAWAARKVVAVDPRYTSQACHQCGHTCRENRVSQSRFWCVACDHQENADLNAARNILGRAVPSGINVAVVNASVA; encoded by the coding sequence ATGCTGAAAGCCTTCCGCTACCGTCTTTGCCCCACGAAAGCGCAGGAAGCTGCGCTGAACGAACAGTTGCGACTCTGCCGCACCCTGTACAACGCCGCGCTGGAGGAACGCAAGGCGGCATACAAGAAAGCCCGGAAGACCCTGACCGGATACGATCAGATGAAGCACCTCAGCGAGATCAAGGCAGAACTGCCGGAATACAAAGGCGTCTACTCGCAGGTGTTGCAAGACGTTCTCAAGCGGCTGGACAAGGCATTCCAGGCATTCTTTCGGCGCCTCAAGGCAGGGCAGACCCCCGGCTATCCCCGCTTCCAGGGGCGGGACAGGTACGACTCAATTTGCTACCCGCAGTCGGGCTTCAGCGTCTCCGAGAAGACGGCGTTCTTTTCCAAGATCGGCAACATCCGAATCCGCTTGCACCGCCCGCTGGAAGGCAAGATCAAAACGGCTACCATCACCCGCGACTGCGGGGAGTGGTATGTCAGCTACGTTTGCGAAGTAGAGCCTCGGCCGCTTCCCGTTTCGGGAAGCTCGGTGGGGGTGGACGTGGGTACGACATGGTTTGCGATCACCTCCGATGGGGAGTTTGTGGAGAACCCCAGGCACTTCCAGGGGGCCATGAAGAAACTGCGGGTGGCTCAGCGTTCGGTCAGCCGGAAGACCAACAAACGCAGCAACCGCAGAAGGAAAGCGGTGCGCCGGGTTGCCAAGCTGCAGCGCAAGGTGGCGCGGCAACGGCTAGACTTCCACCACAAGACCGCAATCAAGCTCATTCGAGAGAACGACTTGATCGCACACGAAGACCTCAACGTCGGCGGCCTGGGGCGGGGCACTCTGGCCCGGTCTATCCACGATGTCGGCTGGGGTCAGTTCTTTTCTCTCCTTTCGCAGAAGGCAGCATGGGCCGCTCGAAAGGTTGTCGCTGTAGACCCCCGATACACCTCGCAGGCGTGCCACCAGTGCGGCCACACCTGCCGAGAGAACCGGGTCAGTCAATCGCGGTTTTGGTGTGTCGCCTGCGATCATCAGGAGAATGCAGACCTGAACGCCGCGCGGAACATCCTGGGGCGGGCCGTCCCATCAGGCATCAACGTAGCGGTAGTCAACGCAAGCGTTGCCTGA
- a CDS encoding DUF305 domain-containing protein, protein MHDSMNGSSEPQQPGEPPRGELGGHYGRFAAMILTSTVVMYGLMYLNTSQLEHVYFSQTRVWMALYMGATMAVIMLGYMLGMYRNRRVNVGIVIGSLAVFAGALWLLRSQATVGDVAYMKAMIPHHSIAILTSTRAQIKDPRVRELADGIIETQRREIAEMKALIQDLERRN, encoded by the coding sequence ATGCACGACTCCATGAACGGTTCGTCTGAACCCCAGCAACCCGGCGAGCCACCGAGGGGCGAGCTGGGCGGCCACTACGGCCGTTTCGCGGCCATGATCCTGACCTCCACCGTGGTGATGTACGGGCTGATGTACCTGAACACCTCTCAGCTCGAACACGTGTACTTCAGCCAGACGCGGGTGTGGATGGCGCTGTACATGGGGGCGACGATGGCGGTGATCATGCTCGGGTACATGCTGGGCATGTACCGCAACCGCCGGGTCAACGTGGGGATTGTGATCGGGAGCCTCGCGGTCTTTGCTGGAGCGCTGTGGTTGCTGCGGTCACAGGCGACGGTGGGGGACGTGGCGTACATGAAGGCGATGATCCCGCACCATTCGATTGCCATCCTGACCAGCACGCGGGCGCAGATCAAGGATCCCCGCGTGCGCGAACTGGCCGACGGCATCATCGAGACCCAGCGCCGCGAGATCGCCGAGATGAAGGCCCTGATTCAGGATCTGGAACGGAGAAACTGA
- the tnpA gene encoding IS200/IS605 family transposase produces the protein MLRRDPHAAQPCYIVEVPTFYLHKNTSVSLLQYHFVWCPKRRRKVLVGNVALRLGELLEDKTAELGWRIVAMEIMPDHVHLFLGTDPDVSPTQVMHALKGYTSRVLRQEFPKLQTMPSLWTRSFLVSTAGNVSAKTIQRYIAEQKTRD, from the coding sequence ATGCTGAGGCGCGACCCACACGCCGCCCAACCGTGCTACATTGTGGAAGTGCCGACGTTCTATCTTCACAAGAACACTTCTGTTTCGCTGTTGCAATACCACTTCGTGTGGTGTCCCAAGCGCCGCAGAAAAGTCTTGGTGGGAAACGTGGCGCTGAGGTTGGGGGAACTTCTGGAGGACAAAACCGCCGAACTGGGCTGGCGCATCGTGGCCATGGAGATCATGCCCGATCACGTCCACCTGTTTCTCGGCACCGACCCGGACGTATCGCCTACCCAGGTGATGCACGCCCTCAAGGGCTACACCTCCCGCGTGCTGCGTCAGGAGTTCCCCAAGCTGCAAACCATGCCGTCCCTGTGGACACGCTCCTTTCTCGTCAGCACGGCAGGCAACGTCAGCGCAAAAACCATTCAGCGATACATCGCGGAACAGAAGACGAGGGACTGA
- a CDS encoding heavy metal translocating P-type ATPase — MDESMISGEPLPVGKAAGDQVTGGTVNQTGAFQVRATAVGADTALSRIVALVQNAQASKAPAQRLADTAGKYLVFVAIGSGLLAFTVWMLLGQSVVFALTAAVSTIVIACPDALALATPTAITVGVGKGAREGVLFKNAGALEATASIDTVVFDKTGTLTEGKPALTDLRPADGVDETELLRLAASADQPSQHPLAAAIVAGAKEKGVELSEAQDFDSVPGQGVTAEVDGRRVLIGNRKLMDGGQVVLGALVQEAEILAADGKTPMFVAADGQPLGVVAVSDRVRPSARVAVQALHELGIQTVMLTGDNRRTADAVARELGLDTVIADVLPEEKSAQIKRLQDGGRKVAMIGDGVNDAPALALSDVGIAIGAGTDVAVETADVVLVRSDPASVAGAIMLARQVRGKIKQNLFWAAGYNVLAIPFAAGVLYPSLGILLRPEWAALLMSASTVIVTLNALSLNRVKFARAAPAQLAPS, encoded by the coding sequence GTGGACGAGAGCATGATCAGCGGCGAGCCGCTGCCCGTGGGCAAAGCGGCGGGAGACCAGGTGACGGGCGGCACGGTCAACCAGACCGGGGCTTTTCAGGTCCGCGCCACCGCTGTGGGGGCCGACACGGCCCTGAGCCGCATCGTGGCCCTGGTGCAGAACGCCCAGGCCAGCAAGGCCCCCGCCCAGCGGCTGGCCGACACGGCAGGCAAGTACCTGGTCTTCGTCGCCATCGGCAGCGGTCTGCTGGCGTTCACGGTCTGGATGCTGCTGGGGCAGAGCGTGGTGTTTGCGCTGACGGCTGCCGTCTCGACCATCGTGATCGCCTGCCCGGACGCGCTCGCCCTGGCCACACCCACCGCCATCACCGTCGGTGTGGGCAAGGGGGCCAGAGAGGGCGTGCTGTTCAAGAACGCGGGCGCGCTGGAGGCCACTGCCAGCATCGACACAGTAGTGTTCGACAAGACCGGCACGCTGACCGAGGGCAAGCCCGCCCTGACCGACCTGCGGCCCGCAGATGGCGTGGATGAAACCGAGTTGCTGCGCCTGGCCGCCTCTGCCGATCAGCCCTCGCAGCATCCGTTGGCGGCGGCCATCGTCGCTGGGGCAAAGGAGAAGGGCGTAGAGCTGAGCGAGGCGCAGGATTTCGACTCGGTGCCAGGACAGGGCGTGACCGCAGAGGTGGACGGCCGGCGCGTGCTGATCGGCAACCGCAAACTGATGGACGGGGGGCAGGTGGTCCTGGGCGCACTGGTGCAGGAGGCCGAGATCCTGGCGGCAGACGGCAAGACCCCCATGTTCGTCGCCGCTGACGGTCAGCCCCTGGGCGTCGTGGCGGTCTCAGACCGGGTGCGGCCCTCGGCGAGAGTCGCCGTTCAGGCCCTGCACGAGCTGGGCATCCAGACCGTCATGCTGACCGGGGACAATCGGCGCACCGCGGACGCCGTGGCCCGTGAGCTGGGCCTGGACACCGTGATTGCCGACGTGCTGCCGGAAGAGAAATCAGCCCAGATCAAGCGGTTGCAAGACGGGGGCCGCAAGGTGGCGATGATCGGTGACGGCGTCAACGACGCCCCCGCGCTGGCGCTGTCCGACGTGGGCATCGCTATTGGCGCGGGCACGGACGTGGCGGTGGAAACAGCCGACGTGGTGCTGGTCCGCAGCGATCCGGCCAGTGTCGCCGGGGCCATCATGCTGGCGCGGCAGGTGCGCGGCAAGATCAAACAGAACCTGTTCTGGGCGGCCGGATACAACGTGCTGGCCATCCCCTTTGCCGCCGGGGTGCTGTACCCCTCGCTGGGCATCCTGCTGCGCCCGGAATGGGCGGCCCTGCTGATGAGCGCCAGCACCGTCATCGTCACCCTGAACGCGCTGTCGCTGAACCGCGTGAAATTCGCACGGGCCGCGCCTGCCCAACTCGCGCCGTCTTGA